GGTGCCGGTCGCCAATGCAGCCGCTTCTTCGGTAGCTCCGGTTCCGCTGGTGCTGGCCGAAGTCCAGGCGCCGGGACTGCCCGAGGGCCTGACGGCCATGTTCTACCGTCTGAACTACAGCGACAGCCAGCAACTGCGTGCCTACCAGAACGCGCGCTGGAGCCTGCCTCCTGCTCAGATGGTGGAGCAGCGCCTGCGCATGCGCCTGGGGCTGGAGCGCCCCGTGCTTTCGGGCAAGGACAATGTCCGCCCCCTGCTGGCCGACAAGCGCTCGATTGCGCAGCTGCGCGTGACGGTGGACGAGTTCAGCCAGGTCTTCGACAACGCCAGCAACAGCCGTGCGCTGCTGCGCCTGAGCGCCAGCCTGATCGGTGCCGGCGAGAGTGCAGGCAACCAGTTGCTGGGCCAGAAGGTGTTCACGGTCGAAGTTCCCGCTGCGGCAGCCGATGCAGCCGGCGGTGCCCAGGCCATGGCACGCGCCGTGGACGAGGCGGCGGCTCAGCTCAGCCGCTGGCTGCAGGGTTACGGACGCTAAGGCCCGACCAGTCCCAGGCATTTCCGCTCCCAAAGCCCTGCCATGCAGGGCTTTGTTGATTCCGGGCAAGTCTTGGTTACCTGTGGGCAACTGCTTTGCTGATGTGGGTCAATGGCCGGGCCAGGTCTTGTTCTTAAGCTGGCAGTTCCTCAATCTCGCACAAGGAACTGCCATGGCCAGCCTCGAATGGAATGCCGCTCTCATCCTGGATTTTCCCGTCATGGACGCGGTGCATGAAGAGTTCGTCACCTTGCTGGCCCAGGTGGAGGCCGCGGCCGATGAGCAGTTGTGCGCGCTCTGGGACGAGCTGATTGCCCATACCCAGCAGCACTTCGATCAGGAAGACCGCTGGATGCAGACCACGGGCTTTGCCACGGGCAACTGCCACAGCCAGCAGCACAAGGTGGTGCTGGCCGTGCTGCGCGAGGGGGCGGCCAAGGGCGGGCAGGGCGATCTGGCCACGATCCGCCATATGGCGGCCGAGCTGGGCCCGTGGTTCAGCCACCATGCGCAGAATATGGATGCCGCCCTGGCTCTGCACATGCGCCGTTCGGGCTTCGATCCGGTGACCGGCGCGGTGCTGGTGCCCGAGGCTTTGCCGGCCGAGCCGATCACCGGCTGTGGTGGTGCCTGTGGTGAGGCTGAAAAAATGGAAGTGGTCACTGCCTGAAACTGGCACGCGCCAAGGCGAGAGACCGCGAGCAAGCGCCGCCTCCCCCTTGGGGGAAGCCGCTCAGGGGGTCAAGGGTATATCGCCGGGGAGGCCAGGATGGGGAAGATCTTGATCAGGCCTCCCGCCATCACCTCGATGGCCAGCGCGGCCAGAATCAGGCCCATGAGCCGGGTCATCACATTGATGCCGGTCTTGCCCAGCACACGGGCAATCGGGTGGGCCAGCGAAAAGCACACCATGATGGCGGCGGCCACGACCACGCCGTATCCGACCAGTGCCACATGCTGCCAGATGGTGCGCGCCTGATCGGCATAGATCACCACGGTGGACATGGCGGCGGGCCCGGTCAGCAGCGGAATGGTTAGCGGCACGACGGCAATGCTGTTGCCCTCGGCGGCCTTTTCGACGCCGGCTGCCAGCGTGGCATTGTTGGGGCGGTCTTCGGCAGGGCGGGCGTTGAGCATGTTCATCGCGCTGATCAGCAGCAGCAGGCCGCCGCCGACCTGAAAGCTCTGCAGCGAGATATTGAAGAACTGCAGAATCTGCAACCCCAGCAGGGCGCAGACCGCAATCACGCAGAAGGCGGCAAAGGCGGCGGTGCGAATCGTCTGCCAGCGTTGCTCGGCGTCGAAGCCGGCCGTGTAGTGGATGAAGAACGGGACGATGGCCAGCGGGTTGATGATGGCGACCAGGGTGATCAACGGCTTGATATCCATTACAGCTCGCCTCCTGGCATGGGGGGCTTCTTGCGACTGTCGGCCTTTTGTGGGGCTGGGATAGCTGGCATCAACACTCCTGTGAAAAAATGGCCGAATCATCGACGCGGCATCAGCCATTACAGCATTGCTGGCGGCCGCGTCGCGGATTTCCCTTTTGAACCATGTTAAGGAGCTTCGCAATGGGCAGCTTTGTTGAACTGACAGCCGTGGATGGCGCAAAAACCCCGGCTTATGTGGCCATGCCCGAGGGCCAGGCACGCGGTGCCATCGTGGTGCTGCAGGAGATCTTCGGCGTGAACTCGCATATCCGCTCCGTGGCAGACCGCTACGCAGCCCAGGGCTATGTGGCCGTGGCGCCCGCCATGTTTGCCCGCGTCAAGCCCGATGTGGAGCTGGGGTACAGCGAAGAAGACATGAAGGCCGGCTTTGCGCTCAAGACCGCAGTGGAGGCCCTGCCCGAGCCTGGCGCGCTGCGCGATGTGGAAGCGGCCGTGGCCCATGCGGCGACGCTGGTGCCCGGCGGCAAGATCGGCGTGGTGGGCTTTTGCTGGGGCGGCCTCATGACTTGGCGCTCGGCCTGCAATCTGGCCAGCGTCTCGGCGGCGGTCTGCTATTACGGCGGCGGCATGACCGGCGAGCTGGAAGCCAGCCGTCAGGCACTGTGCCCGGTGCTGGCCCACTTCGGCAGCAAGGACCATTACATCTCGCTGGAGTCAGTCGAAGCCTTCAAGAAGGCCCAGCCCCAGGTGGAAGTGCATGTCTACGACGCCGACCACGGCTTCAACTGCGACCAGCGCGGCTCCTACAACGAAGCCGCTGCAGCGTTGGCAGGTGAGCGCACTCTGGCCTTCTTCGCCCAGCATCTGGGTTGATCTAAAAACAATAGCTGCTTGTGCTTGATATATAAGCGCAAGCAGCTGTTTTTATCTAAAGCCCGTTGCCGCTGGGCGGTCCCCCATCAGAGACATCAGGCAAGCGCCGCCGCGCAGCGAGGATGTCGTCCCCCTTGGAGGAGGGCGCGGAAGCGCCTCAGGGGGTCATTCTTTTTCTTCGCTTTCCAGATAGCGGCGGCGCCAGAAATAGGCCACCAGCACCACGGTGATGATCACCATGGCCACCAGGGCCCAGATGAAGCCGTCCTTTTTGTGCACGAAGGGTATGAACTCGAAGTTCATGCCGAAGATGCCGGCAATCAGGTTCAGCGGTAAAAAGATGGCCGTCACCGTGGTCAGCGTGCGCATGATGTCGTTGGCGCGGTTGCTCTGAGCCGAAAAGTGCATCTGCACGGCGGTCTCGGCGCTTTGCTCCATGCGGTGAATGTGGTGAGTCACGCGCTCTATATGTTCGAGCACGTCGCGCGAGCGCACGCGCAGCAGTTCGCGCTCATGCTGGCGCGCAGGTGTGTGCTCGGGCGGCCAGCCCTCCAGCGCCTCGGTCCAGTCCTGTACGGCGGCGCGCTGGTCTTCGCAGATTTCATCAAGCTGATGCAGCGCCAGGCGCACGTCGAGCACGCTGGCCCAGTTGCTGAAACGCTTGTTGGGCTTGAGCAGCGCCATCTGCCAGTGGTCGATCTGGCGCGTCAGCGTGCGGCGCAGGTCCAGATAGCCGTCCACCATGCCGTTGACCATGCGCAGCATCAGGTCCGCAGGCTCCACGGGCATCTTGGTGCTGATCTGGCGGCCGTCAGTCTTGGCGGGGCCGGAAATCAGGCGCTGCCAGAAGTTTTCCAGCACAAAGCAGCCGTCGGGATGTACGGACAGCAGGATCTGGTCATACAGCGCAAAGCCCACGGGCTGGGTTTCCACGCGTTGCAGCACCGGCGCTTCGCGCTGGCCGCTGTGGGCCAGGCTGTGGGATGGCGGTGGGGCGCAGGATGCCGCACTGCCGGTGCCTGTCATCACTGCAGGCAGGCCTGGCGGTGTGGTCACGGCTGGCGAGGCGGGGGCGTGGCTGCCGTTGAGCGGCGGCAGATGGGCGTTGGCCAGGCGGCGGAACACCAGCACGTCGTACACCGAGGTGTAGTCGTAATTGGAGGGGATGGCCGGATTCAGCAGGTCGGAGACATGCAGGTCCACGAGGGTGGAGCCGCCCAGCCGGGCCAGCATGGTCTGAATGGCTGGCAGTTGAGCCTCCAGCTCCGAGCGTGTGCAGGAGACCCAGTAGAACCCCGTTGTCGCCGCCTGCGTAGGCAGTCCGTCGACTGGCTGGGCATAGAGGGGAGAGATATGCAGCACACGCATGGGAATAGTCAGTCTCGATGTCAGTGCAGAAGGCGAATGCAAAAACGGCCCGGGCAAGCTGCACGGGCCGTCAGATCATGCCTGAAATGCTCTCAGGCGCAAGCATGACCTGCGCTGACAGCTATCAATTTTGTTACAGGCCACGCAGCTTCTTGGCGGCGTCGATGGCAAAGTAGGTCAGGATGCCGTCGGCGCCCGCGCGCTTGAAGGCCAGCAGGGCTTCCATCATCACGGCGTCGTGATCGAGCCAGCCGTTGGCGGCAGCGGCCTTGAGCATGGCGTATTCGCCGGACACCTGGTAGGCGAAGGTCGGCACCTTGAACTCGTCCTTGACGCGGCGCACCACGTCCAGATACGGCATGCCGGGCTTGACCATGACCATGTCCGCGCCTTCGGCGATGTCCTGCGCCACTTCGCGCAGGGCTTCGTCGGTGTTGGCCGGGTCCATCTGGTAGACATTCTTGTCGGCCTTGCCCAGGGCGCCGCGTGTGCCCACGGCATCGCGGAAGGGGCCGTAAAAGGCGCTGGCGTACTTGGCGCTATAGGCCATGATGCGGGTGTGAATATGGCCTTGAAGCTCCAGTGCCTCGCGGATGGCGCCGATGCGGCCGTCCATCATGTCGCTGGGGGCCACCATGTCCACGCCGGCTTCGGCATGGGCCAGGGCCTGGCCGACCAGCACTTCCACGGTGTCATCGTTGATGATGTAGCCGCTCTCGTCCAGGATACCGTCCTGGCCGTGGCTGGTGTAGGGGTCCAGGGCCACATCGGTCATCACGCCCAGTTGGGGGAATTCCTTTTTCAGTGCACGCACCACGCGCGGGATCAGGCCGTCGGGGTTCAGGGCTTCCTTGCCGTCGGGGGTCTTGAGGCTGGCTTCGATGGCTGGGAACAGCGCCAGATAGGGAATCTCCAGCTTCACGCATTCCTCGGCCACGGGCAGCAGCAGATCCAGGCTCAGGCGGTCCACGCCGGGCATGGAGGGCACGGCCTCGCGCTTGTTCTGGCCTTCGTGCACGAACACGGGGTAGATGAAGTCGTGCGGCGTCAGCACGCTCTCGCGCACCAGATTGCGGGTGAAAGCATCGCGGCGCAGGCGGCGCGGACGATTCTGGGGAAAAGGAGTAGGGCTGGACAAATGCATGGGGAAAATTGTGCCCCATTCGTCATGGCTTGGCTTGCAGCTGCGTGACTATTCCATGACGACCGGCGCGACAAGGCCCGAGCTTCGAGGTAAAGACGCGGCGCGCAGCGGCTGTGGCGCAGCGCAGGCCTTTACACTGGCTCCATGCTATGGGTCAAAGCCTTTCACATCGTTTTTGTCGCCAGCTGGTTTGCTGGTCTGTTCTACCTGCCGCGCATCTTTGTCAACATCGCCATGGTCACGCCGGGCTCGGTGGCCGAACGCGAGCGCCTGCTGCTGATGGCGCGCAAGCTGCTGCGCTTCACCACCATGCTGGCCGTGCCCGCGCTGGGTCTGGGCCTGTGGCTGTGGCTGGGCTGGGGCTTCGCGGGCGGCTGGCTGCATGCCAAGCTGGCCGTGGTGCTGCTGGTCATCGGCTACCACCACAGCTGTGCCGTGCTGCTGCGCAAGCTGGCGGACAACACCTGTCACAAAAGCCATCGCTGGTTCCGTTTCTATAACGAAGTGCCGGTGCTGCTGCTGATCGCTGCCGTGATTCTGGTGGTGGTCAAGCCCTTCTGAATCTTGCGCTTAGAGTAGGAGGCGACTGTGTCCGATTCTGCGGTGCCGGTGATTTCCATGCGCCATACCTCGGCCTGGCCGCTGGCGCTGGTCTATGGACTGCTCATCGTCTTTGCCAGCCTGTTCCCGTTTGACGGTTGGCGCGCCCAGGGCATTGATCCCAGCGTATTCCTGTTCGCGAGGATTCCGCCGCCGTACTGGACCTGGTTCGACGTCAACACCAATATCGTCGGCTATGCGCCGCTGGGCTTTTTTCTGGCGCTGGCCCTGATGCGCTCAGGCCAGCCCAGGCTGGCCGTGCCGCTGGCTTTTCTTGCCGGCACGCTGCTGTCGCTGTGCATGGAGTTTCTGCAGATCTATCTGCCGCGCCGCGTGCCGTCCAATCTGGATCTGGTGCTCAATGCCGGCGGCACCCTGATCGGTGCCCTGCTGGCTGCGCTGCTGGAGAGGCTGGGGGCTCTCTCTCGCTGGAGTGCTTTTCGCAACCAGTGGCTGGGCGAGGGCGGTGCTGGCGTGCTGGTGCTGCTGGCGCTGTGGCCGTTTGCGCTGCTGTTTCCGGCGGCCGTGCCGTTTGGCCTGGGCCAAGTGCTGGAGCGCATCGACGACACCTTGCAGGACTGGCTGCTGAACACGCCGTTCGAGGACTGGTTGCCGCTGGGCGATTTCGCCATGACGCCGCTGTCGCTGGTGACGGAGATGCTATGCGTGATGCTGGGGCTGTGGATTCCCTGCCTGCTGGCCTACTGCGCCGTGCGTCATATGGGCCGCCGCGCGCTGGCCGGACTGCTTCTGGTGGCGGCAGGGGTGGGAGTGACAGCGCTGTCGGCCGCGTTGAGCTGGGGTCCGGCCCATGCCTGGGAGTGGGTGGACCTGCCGGTGCGCCTGGGTGTCTGGGGTGGGCTGGGTCTGGCCGTGATTGCATTGCCTG
This region of Comamonas thiooxydans genomic DNA includes:
- the hemB gene encoding porphobilinogen synthase — its product is MHLSSPTPFPQNRPRRLRRDAFTRNLVRESVLTPHDFIYPVFVHEGQNKREAVPSMPGVDRLSLDLLLPVAEECVKLEIPYLALFPAIEASLKTPDGKEALNPDGLIPRVVRALKKEFPQLGVMTDVALDPYTSHGQDGILDESGYIINDDTVEVLVGQALAHAEAGVDMVAPSDMMDGRIGAIREALELQGHIHTRIMAYSAKYASAFYGPFRDAVGTRGALGKADKNVYQMDPANTDEALREVAQDIAEGADMVMVKPGMPYLDVVRRVKDEFKVPTFAYQVSGEYAMLKAAAANGWLDHDAVMMEALLAFKRAGADGILTYFAIDAAKKLRGL
- a CDS encoding VanZ family protein translates to MRHTSAWPLALVYGLLIVFASLFPFDGWRAQGIDPSVFLFARIPPPYWTWFDVNTNIVGYAPLGFFLALALMRSGQPRLAVPLAFLAGTLLSLCMEFLQIYLPRRVPSNLDLVLNAGGTLIGALLAALLERLGALSRWSAFRNQWLGEGGAGVLVLLALWPFALLFPAAVPFGLGQVLERIDDTLQDWLLNTPFEDWLPLGDFAMTPLSLVTEMLCVMLGLWIPCLLAYCAVRHMGRRALAGLLLVAAGVGVTALSAALSWGPAHAWEWVDLPVRLGVWGGLGLAVIALPASRRMCAVLLLLVLVLHLSILNQAPTNVYFAQTLQAWEQGRFIRFYGLGQWLGWLWPYVTLAYVVIRLSRRQQPA
- a CDS encoding ABC-type transport auxiliary lipoprotein family protein, with protein sequence MADTKISLTGRGARRLLGASSLVLALAACSGLPTAPTQPVRYDLGMTDLAVPVANAAASSVAPVPLVLAEVQAPGLPEGLTAMFYRLNYSDSQQLRAYQNARWSLPPAQMVEQRLRMRLGLERPVLSGKDNVRPLLADKRSIAQLRVTVDEFSQVFDNASNSRALLRLSASLIGAGESAGNQLLGQKVFTVEVPAAAADAAGGAQAMARAVDEAAAQLSRWLQGYGR
- a CDS encoding MarC family protein, which translates into the protein MDIKPLITLVAIINPLAIVPFFIHYTAGFDAEQRWQTIRTAAFAAFCVIAVCALLGLQILQFFNISLQSFQVGGGLLLLISAMNMLNARPAEDRPNNATLAAGVEKAAEGNSIAVVPLTIPLLTGPAAMSTVVIYADQARTIWQHVALVGYGVVVAAAIMVCFSLAHPIARVLGKTGINVMTRLMGLILAALAIEVMAGGLIKIFPILASPAIYP
- a CDS encoding dienelactone hydrolase family protein; protein product: MGSFVELTAVDGAKTPAYVAMPEGQARGAIVVLQEIFGVNSHIRSVADRYAAQGYVAVAPAMFARVKPDVELGYSEEDMKAGFALKTAVEALPEPGALRDVEAAVAHAATLVPGGKIGVVGFCWGGLMTWRSACNLASVSAAVCYYGGGMTGELEASRQALCPVLAHFGSKDHYISLESVEAFKKAQPQVEVHVYDADHGFNCDQRGSYNEAAAALAGERTLAFFAQHLG
- a CDS encoding magnesium transporter CorA family protein; its protein translation is MRVLHISPLYAQPVDGLPTQAATTGFYWVSCTRSELEAQLPAIQTMLARLGGSTLVDLHVSDLLNPAIPSNYDYTSVYDVLVFRRLANAHLPPLNGSHAPASPAVTTPPGLPAVMTGTGSAASCAPPPSHSLAHSGQREAPVLQRVETQPVGFALYDQILLSVHPDGCFVLENFWQRLISGPAKTDGRQISTKMPVEPADLMLRMVNGMVDGYLDLRRTLTRQIDHWQMALLKPNKRFSNWASVLDVRLALHQLDEICEDQRAAVQDWTEALEGWPPEHTPARQHERELLRVRSRDVLEHIERVTHHIHRMEQSAETAVQMHFSAQSNRANDIMRTLTTVTAIFLPLNLIAGIFGMNFEFIPFVHKKDGFIWALVAMVIITVVLVAYFWRRRYLESEEKE
- a CDS encoding CopD family protein, with translation MLWVKAFHIVFVASWFAGLFYLPRIFVNIAMVTPGSVAERERLLLMARKLLRFTTMLAVPALGLGLWLWLGWGFAGGWLHAKLAVVLLVIGYHHSCAVLLRKLADNTCHKSHRWFRFYNEVPVLLLIAAVILVVVKPF
- a CDS encoding hemerythrin domain-containing protein; its protein translation is MASLEWNAALILDFPVMDAVHEEFVTLLAQVEAAADEQLCALWDELIAHTQQHFDQEDRWMQTTGFATGNCHSQQHKVVLAVLREGAAKGGQGDLATIRHMAAELGPWFSHHAQNMDAALALHMRRSGFDPVTGAVLVPEALPAEPITGCGGACGEAEKMEVVTA